From Coffea arabica cultivar ET-39 chromosome 2e, Coffea Arabica ET-39 HiFi, whole genome shotgun sequence, the proteins below share one genomic window:
- the LOC140036113 gene encoding uncharacterized protein, with product MAEWWYNSSYHSSLQLTPFEALYGYKPVPLPLGPYVDTIIPAAAQLLQERMRISSSLKDHLTKAQQRMKFFADQQRTERSFAVGDWVFLKLQPYRQQTVAIRKCLKLAARFYGPFQVEAKVGSVAYRLRLPAGARIHPVFHVSLLKKKIGPVQQVSGALPEFDNADQCPLQPESVLQRRAIMRNGQPVIQFLIKWCQLEPEEASWEDQDFIHSQFPHFQS from the coding sequence ATGGCAGAATGGTGGTACAATTCTTCTTACCACTCCAGTTTGCAGCTGACCCCATTTGAGGCCTTGTACGGTTACAAACCTGTTCCCTTGCCACTGGGTCCCTATGTGGATACTATCATACCTGCAGCAGCTCAGCTTCTTCAGGAACGAATGCGAATTTCTAGTAGTCTCAAGGATCACTTAACTAAGGCACAGCAAAGAATGAAGTTCTTTGCTGACCAACAGCGTACTGAGCGATCTTTTGCGGTAGGAGACTGGGTCTTCCTCAAATTACAACCCTATAGGCAGCAGACAGTTGCTATCAGAAAATGCCTTAAACTGGCTGCCAGATTCTATGGACCCTTCCAGGTGGAAGCCAAAGTAGGATCAGTAGCATATCGTCTCAGGTTACCTGCAGGAGCCAGAATTCACCCTGTTTTCCATGTATCCCTACTGAAGAAAAAGATTGGGCCAGTGCAACAGGTGTCTGGGGCGTTGCCGGAGTTTGACAATGCAGATCAGTGTCCCTTGCAACCAGAATCTGTGCTGCAGAGGAGAGCCATCATGCGCAATGGTCAGCCAGTTATTCAGTTCTTAATCAAATGGTGTCAGCTGGAACCTGAGGAAGCGTCGTGGGAAGACCAGGAtttcatacactctcaatttCCTCATTTCCAGTCTTGA
- the LOC113731087 gene encoding CBL-interacting serine/threonine-protein kinase 20-like has product MEKKGTILMQKYELGRLLGQGTFAKVYHARNIKTGLSVAVKIIDKEKVMKVGLIDQIKREISVMSLVKHSNVVQLYEVMASKTKIYFAMEFVKGGELFNKVAKGRLKEDAARKYFQQLIAAVDFCHSRGVYHRDLKPENLLLDENGNLKVSDFGLSALHESRRQDGLLHTTCGTPAYVAPEVINKKGYDGEKADIWSCGVILFVLLAGYLPFHDTNLMDMYKKISRGEFKCPQWFPPEVKKLMSRILDPNPCTRMPLSKIMENSWFKKGFKQIAIPIPDLDGADWEEFESPRGVLDIHDVCKSDSEGIHQHKEEVITRTMKPTCLNAFDIISLSPGFDLSGLFIKDVNCKSEARFTTQMPPSMVVAKLEEIAAIDSFKVKKKDGMVKLQGNKGGRKGLLAIDAEIFEVTPSFHMVEVKKRAGDTMEYKKFCDQELRPSLKGIVWDWQDITNKELPRN; this is encoded by the coding sequence ATGGAGAAAAAAGGGACCATCttgatgcaaaaatatgagCTTGGGAGGTTGCTTGGTCAAGGGACCTTTGCAAAGGTATATCATGCAAGAAACATCAAGACAGGGCTCAGCGTCGCTGTCAAAATCATCGATAAAGAGAAGGTGATGAAGGTTGGTTTGATTGATCAAATCAAACGCGAAATTTCTGTCATGAGCCTGGTTAAACACTCCAATGTTGTCCAACTCTACGAGGTCATGGCTAGCAAGACTAAAATATATTTTGCCATGGAATTTGTCAAAGGTGGGGAGCTTTTCAATAAGGTGGCAAAAGGGAGACTCAAAGAAGATGCTGCAAGAAAATATTTCCAACAATTGATTGCTGCAGTTGATTTTTGCCACAGCAGAGGGGTGTACCACCGCGATCTCAAGCCAGAAAATCTCCTTCTTGACGAGAATGGAAATCTCAAAGTTTCAGACTTTGGATTGAGTGCATTGCATGAATCAAGAAGGCAAGATGGTCTCCTCCATACAACCTGTGGAACACCAGCCTATGTTGCCCCAGAGGTGATCAATAAGAAAGGGTATGACGGGGAAAAGGCCGATATTTGGTCGTGTGGAgtcattctttttgttttgctcGCTGGTTATCTTCCATTTCATGATACAAATTTGATGGATATGTATAAGAAGATAAGCAGAGGAGAGTTCAAGTGCCCGCAATGGTTTCCCCCCGAGGTCAAGAAGCTCATGTCGCGAATTCTTGATCCAAATCCATGTACCAGAATGCCATTGTctaaaatcatggaaaattCTTGGTTCAAAAAGGGATTCAAACAGATTGCAATTCCAATTCCTGATCTTGATGGCGCTGATTGGGAGGAGTTTGAATCACCACGTGGTGTTCTGGACATTCATGACGTATGTAAATCAGATTCAGAGGGAATTCATCAGCACAAGGAAGAAGTCATAACTAGGACAATGAAACCAACTTGTTTGAATGCATTCGACATCATATCTCTCTCACCTGGCTTCGATTTATCTGGCCTATTTATTAAAGATGTAAATTGCAAATCAGAAGCTCGATTCACCACGCAAATGCCACCATCAATGGTCGTGGCAAAGTTGGAGGAAATTGCAGCTATAGATAGTTTTAAggtgaagaagaaagatggcatGGTGAAATTGCAAGGCAACAAAGGCGGTCGAAAAGGGCTGCTTGCAATAGATGCAGAGATTTTTGAAGTCACTCCTTCATTTCACATGGTGGAGGTGAAGAAGAGGGCAGGAGACACAATGGAATACAAGAAATTCTGTGATCAAGAATTGAGGCCTTCACTCAAGGGCATTGTATGGGATTGGCAAGACATTACCAACAAAGAACTACCTCGGAATTAA
- the LOC113731088 gene encoding CBL-interacting serine/threonine-protein kinase 12-like, protein MAAAAPAAPTAATSTSSRKKELQGLILGRYEIGKLLGHGTFAKVYHARNVKTNENVAIKIIDKERVLKIGLIAHIKREISILRRVRHPNIVQLFEVMATKSKIYFVMEYVKGGELFNKVAKGRLKEEVARKYFQQLISAVGFCHARGVYHRDLKPENILLDEDGNLKVSDFGLSAISEQIKQDGLFHTFCGTPAYVAPEVLARKGYDAAKVDIWSCGVILFVLMAGYLPFHDQNVMAMYKKIYKGEFRCPRWFSPELTRFLTRILDTNPETRITIAEIMENRWFKKGFKHIKFYIEDDKLCSVNDEVCEGGRGETLGEGDGFESDQSFSEPEPEVESRRRLATLPRPASLNAFDIISFSRGFDLSGLFEEGTDGARFVSGAPVPKIISKLEEIAKVVSFTVRKKDCRVNLEGSREGVKGPLTIAAEIFELTPSLRVVEVKKKGGDRVEYEDFCNRELKPGLQNLVLEGAPYALPSDTE, encoded by the coding sequence ATGGCTGCAGCAGCTCCGGCAGCACCAACAGCAGCAACAAGTACCAGCTCCAGGAAGAAGGAATTGCAAGGCTTGATATTAGGCCGGTACGAAATCGGGAAATTGTTAGGCCATGGGACCTTTGCTAAGGTTTATCATGCTAGAAATGTGAAGACAAATGAAAATGTAGCAATCAAGATTATTGATAAAGAAAGGGTGCTGAAAATTGGGCTGATTGCTCATATTAAAAGGGAGATCTCTATCTTGAGAAGAGTAAGGCATCCCAATATTGTTCAATTGTTTGAGGTGATGGCTACAAAGTCCAAGATCTATTTTGTGATGGAGTATGTTAAGGGTGGGGAGCTATTCAATAAGGTTGCAAAAGGGAGGCTTAAAGAAGAGGTAGCTAGAAAATATTTTCAGCAATTGATTTCTGCAGTTGGTTTTTGTCATGCTAGAGGTGTTTATCATAGAGATCTTAAACCTGAGAATATATTGTTGGATGAAGATGGTAATCTTAAGGTTTCTGATTTTGGGCTTAGTGCTATTTCCGAGCAGATTAAGCAAGACGGTCTTTTTCATACCTTTTGTGGTACTCCAGCTTATGTTGCACCTGAAGTTTTGGCAAGAAAAGGGTATGATGCTGCTAAAGTTGATATTTGGTCATGTGGGGTGATTTTGTTTGTGTTAATGGCAGGGTATTTACCATTTCATGATCAAAATGTTATGGCTATGTATAAGAAGATTTATAAGGGTGAATTCAGGTGTCCTAGATGGTTTTCTCCCGAATTGACTCGGTTTTTAACTCGAATCCTTGATACAAATCCCGAGACTCGGATTACGATTGCAGAGATAATGGAGAATAGGTGGTTTAAGAAGGGGTTTAAGCATATCAAGTTTTATATTGAGGATGATAAATTATGCAGTGTAAACGATGAAGTTTGTGAGGGTGGTCGGGGTGAGACACTGGGTGAGGGTGATGGGTTTGAGTCTGATCAGTCTTTCTCTGAGCCTGAACCTGAAGTTGAGAGCAGGAGGAGATTGGCTACTTTACCTAGGCCAGCTAGTTTGAATGCATTTGATATTATTTCGTTTTCGCGTGGTTTTGATTTGTCTGGTTTATTTGAGGAAGGAACTGATGGAGCAAGGTTCGTTTCAGGGGCTCCGGTACCAAAGATTATATCCAAGTTGGAAGAGATTGCCAAGGTTGTGAGTTTTACAGTAAGGAAGAAGGATTGTAGAGTAAATTTGGAGGGGTCAAGAGAGGGTGTGAAGGGTCCATTGACGATTGCAGCTGAGATATTTGAATTGACACCATCTTTGAGAGTTGTTGAGGTGAAGAAGAAAGGAGGAGACAGAGTAGAGTACGAGGACTTCTGTAATCGGGAATTAAAACCTGGTTTGCAGAATCTAGTGCTCGAAGGTGCCCCTTACGCTTTGCCTTCAGACACTGAATAG